From the genome of Streptomyces sp. NBC_00523:
ACCGCGACGCGCTCCCGCTCGATCAGCACCCGCTGCAACGCCTCGTCGTCCTGGACGCCCGCGCGCCGCAGATCGATCCAGGCCAGGTAGCCGGCCTGCGGCGGCTCCCACTCCAGGGCGGGGAACGCGGTGTTCAGCCGCTCGGCAACCAGGGCCAGGTTCTCCACGACGTACGCGCGTACGGCGTCCAGCCACGGCCCGCCCTCCCGGTACGCGGCGATGTGCGCGGTCAGCGAGAGCACCGCCGGTGAGGCGAGGCCCTCCGCCGTCTCCATCCGGCGCAGATACTCGGTCCGGTCCTCCGGCCGCCCGATGAGGCCGTACGAACCGGTCAGCGCCGGGAAGTTGAACGACTTCGAGGCCGAGGTGATGACCGCCCAGCGCGCATCGCCGCCCACCCGGCTCCACGGCACGTGCGGGAGCCCGTCGTGCACGAAGTCCGCGTGGATCTCGTCGCTGATCACAGCGACACCGTGGCGCGCGGCGAGCTCGGCCATCCCGGCGAGCTCCGCCTCCGTCCACACCCGCCCGGACGGGTTGTGCGGGGAGCAGACCAGCAGGACCTTGCTGTCCGGCCGTGCGAGCTCCCGCTCCAGCGCGTCCGTGTCCCCCAGCGGCACGCCCCGCAGCTCGCGCCCGAGTCCGTGGATCGCCTTGCGGAAGCCGTCGTACGTGGGCGTGTGCAGGACCACGCCGTCGCCCTCGGCCGTCCACATCTGGAGCAGCTGCGAGAGCTGGCTGAGCACGGACGGCCCGTACACCAGGCTGCCGGTATCGATCTCCGTGCCGTACCGCGTCGCGTACCAGTGGGCGATGGCCGGCCGGAAGTCGCCCAGCCGCCAGTCCGTGTAGCCGAGCACGCCGTGTTCGAGCCGGGTCCGCAAGGCGGCCAGCACCTCGGGGGCGGTCTCGAAGTCCATGTCGGAGATGGTGAACGGCAGCAGCCCGTCCACCCCGAAGCGGTCCGCGACGCCGTCCCACTGGACGCACGAGGTTCCGCGGCGGTCGATCTCGGTGTCGAAGTCGTAGGACGTACTCACAGCTGTTCCCTCGGGTCGTGCGTGACGGGTCCGGACATGCCGTGGGCCCGGCACCCCGAGGGGTGACGGGCCCACGCCACACATCCGTACCGGATTACTTCAGCTTGGTGCCGGTGGAGCGCAGGTTGGCGCACGCCTCCGTGACGCGCTTGGCCATGCCGCCCTCGGCGGACTTGCCCCAGCTGCGCGGGTCGTAGACCTTCTTGTTGCCGACCTCGCCGTCGACCTTCAGCACGCCGTCGTAGTTGCGGAACATGTGGTCCACGATCGGGCGGGTGAAGGCGTACTGGGTGTCGGTGTCGAGGTTCATCTTCACGACGCCGTTCTCCAGCGCGGTGGCGATCTCCTCGGCGGTGGAGCCGGAGCCGCCGTGGAAGACGAAGTCGAACGGCGACGTCTTGCCGTACTTGGCGCCGACGCCCTCCTGGAGGTCCTTGAGGAGCTCCGGGCGCAGGACGACGTTGCCCGGCTTGTAGACGCCGTGCACGTTGCCGAACGAGGCGGCCAGCAGGTAGCGGCCCTTCTCGCCCAGACCCAGCGCCTCGGCGGTGCGCAGCGCGTCGTCCACGGTCGTGTAGAGCTCATCGTTGATCTCGTGGGTGACGCCGTCCTCCTCGCCACCGGTCGGGGTGATCTCGACCTCAAGGATGATCTTGGCGGCGGCGGCCTTGGCCAGCAGCTCCTGGCCGATGGCCAGGTTGTCGGCCAGGGTCTCGGCCGAGCCGTCCCACATGTGCGACTGGAACAGCGGGTTCAGCCCCTTGGCGACGCGCTCCGCGGAGACGTCGATCAGCGGACGGACGTACGTGTCCAGCTTGTCCTTGGGGCAGTGGTCGGTGTGCAGCGCGACGGTGATGTCGTACTTGGCGGCGACGATGTGCGCGAACTCGGCGAGGGCGACGGCGCCCGTGACCATGTCCT
Proteins encoded in this window:
- a CDS encoding MalY/PatB family protein translates to MSTSYDFDTEIDRRGTSCVQWDGVADRFGVDGLLPFTISDMDFETAPEVLAALRTRLEHGVLGYTDWRLGDFRPAIAHWYATRYGTEIDTGSLVYGPSVLSQLSQLLQMWTAEGDGVVLHTPTYDGFRKAIHGLGRELRGVPLGDTDALERELARPDSKVLLVCSPHNPSGRVWTEAELAGMAELAARHGVAVISDEIHADFVHDGLPHVPWSRVGGDARWAVITSASKSFNFPALTGSYGLIGRPEDRTEYLRRMETAEGLASPAVLSLTAHIAAYREGGPWLDAVRAYVVENLALVAERLNTAFPALEWEPPQAGYLAWIDLRRAGVQDDEALQRVLIERERVAVMPGSTYGAEGFVRLNVGCARSKVEAGLDALIRGIEAVRVTG
- the fbaA gene encoding class II fructose-bisphosphate aldolase translates to MPIATPEAYAEMLDRAKAGKFAYPAINVTSTQTLHAALRGFAEAESDGIVQISTGGAEFLGGQYNKDMVTGAVALAEFAHIVAAKYDITVALHTDHCPKDKLDTYVRPLIDVSAERVAKGLNPLFQSHMWDGSAETLADNLAIGQELLAKAAAAKIILEVEITPTGGEEDGVTHEINDELYTTVDDALRTAEALGLGEKGRYLLAASFGNVHGVYKPGNVVLRPELLKDLQEGVGAKYGKTSPFDFVFHGGSGSTAEEIATALENGVVKMNLDTDTQYAFTRPIVDHMFRNYDGVLKVDGEVGNKKVYDPRSWGKSAEGGMAKRVTEACANLRSTGTKLK